One part of the Ancylomarina subtilis genome encodes these proteins:
- a CDS encoding RluA family pseudouridine synthase: protein MAKEKRLEVLYEDNHIIAVNKRRGDIVQGDKTGDEPLSEMVKAYIKEKYNKPGDVYLGLPHRLDRPVSGVVIFAKTSKALTRLNLMFQQKGEEVRKVYWAIVSSCPRLEEEVLTHFLLKNEERNKSNVFDKKKKGAKESTLEYKLLTRSQKYYLLEVKLHTGRHHQIRAQLARIGCPIRGDLKYGYPRSNKGGGIDLHAREISFMHPVKQEPITIKAPIPKNDNLWKELYHLVIGKS, encoded by the coding sequence ATGGCAAAAGAAAAAAGATTAGAGGTATTGTATGAGGATAATCATATTATAGCTGTAAATAAGCGAAGAGGCGATATCGTTCAGGGAGACAAAACCGGAGATGAGCCTTTGAGCGAAATGGTAAAGGCTTACATTAAAGAGAAATACAATAAGCCAGGCGATGTTTATTTAGGCTTGCCTCACAGACTGGATAGACCTGTTAGTGGTGTTGTAATTTTTGCTAAAACAAGCAAGGCTCTTACTCGTCTGAATTTAATGTTTCAACAAAAAGGAGAGGAAGTTCGTAAGGTTTACTGGGCTATTGTAAGTAGTTGTCCTAGACTTGAAGAAGAAGTTCTGACACACTTCTTATTGAAAAATGAAGAAAGAAATAAGAGTAATGTTTTCGATAAGAAGAAAAAAGGGGCCAAAGAATCGACTTTAGAGTACAAACTTTTGACTCGATCACAGAAGTATTACTTATTGGAGGTTAAACTACATACAGGACGTCATCATCAAATTCGTGCTCAGCTGGCAAGAATTGGTTGTCCGATTCGTGGTGACTTGAAATATGGTTACCCTCGTTCGAACAAAGGGGGAGGTATCGACCTTCATGCACGTGAAATTAGTTTCATGCATCCGGTAAAACAGGAACCGATTACCATTAAGGCACCGATTCCTAAAAACGATAATCTTTGGAAAGAGTTATACCATTTGGTTATAGGTAAATCTTAA